One Nesterenkonia populi DNA window includes the following coding sequences:
- a CDS encoding CarD family transcriptional regulator — translation MNFEVGETVVYPHHGAATIEEVEMRTFKGEEKTYLTLRVSEGDLTIKVPADNVDLVGVRDVVDEEGLDKVFGLLQAEHTEEPTNWSRRYKANVEKLASGSIHKLAEVVRDLWRRENDRGLSAGEKRMLSQARRILVSELRLAKELEEDEAEKLLDDVLANKA, via the coding sequence ATGAATTTCGAAGTCGGCGAGACAGTTGTATACCCGCACCACGGTGCAGCCACCATTGAAGAGGTCGAGATGCGGACCTTCAAGGGCGAGGAGAAGACCTACCTCACCCTGCGTGTGTCTGAGGGCGATCTGACCATCAAGGTCCCCGCAGACAATGTTGACCTGGTCGGCGTCCGTGACGTGGTCGATGAGGAGGGCCTCGACAAGGTCTTCGGCCTGCTGCAGGCAGAGCACACCGAGGAGCCCACCAACTGGTCTCGGCGGTACAAGGCCAATGTGGAGAAGCTGGCCTCCGGCTCCATCCACAAGCTGGCTGAGGTGGTGCGTGACCTGTGGCGGCGCGAGAATGACCGCGGCCTCTCCGCCGGTGAGAAGCGCATGCTCTCTCAGGCTCGCCGCATTCTGGTCTCCGAGCTTCGCCTGGCCAAGGAGCTGGAGGAGGACGAGGCAGAGAAGCTGCTCGACGACGTCCTCGCCAACAAGGCCTGA
- a CDS encoding ABC transporter ATP-binding protein translates to MASVTYDSASRIYTPGARPAISQLDLEIADGEFLVLVGPSGCGKSTALRMLAGLEEINEGRILIGGEDVSHVSPKDRDIAMVFQNYALYPHMSVAENMGFALKITGVSKQERAERVQKAAEILDLVPYLDRKPKALSGGQRQRVAMGRAIVRSPKVFLMDEPLSNLDAKLRVQTRTQIAALTRDLKTTTVYVTHDQVEAMTMGDRVCVLKDGILQQVDTPRNLYDAPANVFVAGFIGSPAMSLFKVLHDGAGVTLGRDRLPVPREALAKANTDQVILGVRPEDMDISSDGTGIPMVVDVVEELGADAYIYGSPEGISTFQPFIVRVDGRRPPAKGETVGIRPHPDYVHLFDVETGLRLNGEPPAGTPHAQLADVEALADAEA, encoded by the coding sequence ATGGCCTCTGTCACCTATGACTCCGCGAGCCGCATCTACACTCCGGGCGCTCGGCCCGCCATCAGCCAGCTGGACCTGGAGATCGCCGACGGCGAGTTCCTGGTGCTGGTGGGCCCCTCCGGCTGCGGCAAATCCACCGCGCTGCGAATGCTCGCCGGCCTGGAAGAGATCAACGAGGGCCGGATCCTCATCGGCGGGGAGGATGTCTCCCACGTCTCGCCGAAGGACCGGGACATCGCGATGGTCTTCCAGAACTACGCCCTCTATCCCCACATGTCGGTGGCGGAGAACATGGGCTTCGCACTGAAGATCACCGGCGTCTCCAAGCAGGAGCGGGCCGAACGAGTGCAGAAGGCCGCAGAGATTCTCGACCTGGTCCCCTACCTGGACCGCAAGCCCAAGGCCCTCTCCGGCGGTCAGCGCCAGCGCGTAGCCATGGGCCGAGCCATCGTCCGCTCCCCCAAGGTCTTCCTGATGGACGAGCCGCTCTCCAACCTGGACGCCAAGCTGCGCGTGCAGACCCGCACCCAGATCGCCGCCCTGACCCGGGATCTGAAGACCACCACCGTCTACGTCACCCACGACCAGGTCGAGGCGATGACCATGGGAGACCGGGTATGCGTGCTCAAGGACGGGATCCTCCAACAGGTCGACACCCCCCGAAACCTCTACGACGCCCCCGCCAATGTCTTCGTGGCCGGGTTCATCGGCTCCCCGGCGATGAGCCTGTTCAAGGTCCTCCACGACGGCGCCGGCGTGACCCTCGGCCGGGACCGGCTGCCCGTTCCCCGCGAGGCGCTGGCCAAAGCGAACACCGACCAGGTGATCCTCGGCGTCCGGCCCGAGGACATGGATATCTCCTCCGACGGCACCGGCATTCCGATGGTGGTCGATGTGGTCGAGGAGCTGGGTGCCGACGCCTACATCTACGGCAGCCCCGAAGGGATCAGCACCTTCCAGCCCTTCATCGTCCGGGTGGACGGACGCAGACCTCCGGCCAAGGGCGAGACGGTCGGGATCAGGCCCCACCCGGACTATGTCCACCTCTTCGACGTGGAGACGGGACTGCGCCTCAACGGCGAACCCCCCGCCGGCACCCCGCACGCCCAGCTCGCCGACGTGGAAGCCCTCGCAGACGCCGAGGCGTGA
- a CDS encoding FtsX family ABC transporter permease, producing MSVLRANLRSSGRRLIAAGITVAISAAFIVGGLLMVDSFTRGITAEAEAEAAGADVIVQTAELVDLEDREEYQNDPDLAEPADAELLQQIDELDGVESAEPIRAAALVGAEGAGLPVSELTGSMQYELIIGSTPEADDELLVSEFAAEAYEIQVGDTFSAQHGVPDEAQEDGFTLVEEDYEVVGIADLPGTSRGLLAAAGMDRLPMNPTPEEIRVVLPEGSSSPADQASVQEQIEQLTGLEVLTHQQVVDEWVEQRTGEADLLIYITLGFGAVAVFVSALVITNTFSVLVAMRQRTMALLRAIGANAAQLRRATLAEGALLGLVCGAAGMLLGWGGAAAFTLGANAAFDAELPVAMLNLTAAVTGLAIGVLVTVLASAWPAFRAGRVSPMAALAPAGLAPKSSSLSWLRTVLGLLLAVPGLTLLILAAGTVGEETDGVVEPAAVLGLHPAVIGVGGAMLAFLGVLLLARLFIPPLVGWLGAALAGAVPGLRATARLAGQNARQVPARTAATASALLVGVTLVVTFTVGASTAERVLYDELGETYPVDGIAYGLSDADQEMLAEDSRIDASAELGVLEASPQEDPGEPVTLLFADPEEASGVVYDDAFVPSEGTAVLGRELAVLFDLEEPVRFEAEGDSASLAGELHHSLPPEAALLTAEDRGGLPAGWDAEADGSALMLRFVEEASEGQIVNLLEELETDDAAFDGGVMRAGMGGVIDGVLLVVLALLGAAVIVSVIGVSNTLSLSVFERRREGALLRAVGMPRRAVGRMISLEALLLAAVALLLGTALGMLFGWAGVASLVSRPDWSVALEVPWLRMGVIWFATLLAALLAAWLPARRMSKVRPAQGLAA from the coding sequence ATGAGCGTGCTGCGCGCCAATCTGCGCTCCTCGGGCAGGCGGCTGATCGCCGCCGGCATCACCGTGGCGATCTCTGCGGCGTTCATCGTGGGCGGGCTGCTGATGGTCGACTCCTTCACCCGCGGGATCACCGCGGAGGCGGAGGCCGAGGCGGCAGGGGCAGACGTCATCGTCCAAACGGCCGAGCTGGTCGACCTCGAGGATCGCGAGGAGTATCAGAACGACCCTGACCTCGCCGAGCCTGCCGATGCCGAGCTGCTGCAGCAGATCGACGAGCTCGACGGGGTGGAGTCGGCTGAGCCCATCCGGGCCGCCGCACTCGTAGGAGCCGAAGGCGCCGGCCTGCCGGTCTCGGAGCTGACCGGCTCGATGCAGTACGAGCTGATCATCGGGAGCACCCCGGAGGCCGACGATGAGCTCCTGGTCTCCGAGTTCGCGGCTGAGGCCTACGAGATTCAGGTGGGTGACACCTTCAGCGCCCAGCACGGCGTCCCGGACGAGGCCCAGGAGGACGGTTTCACCCTCGTCGAGGAGGACTACGAGGTGGTCGGGATCGCAGACCTGCCCGGCACCTCGCGCGGCCTGCTCGCCGCGGCGGGTATGGATCGGCTGCCGATGAACCCCACGCCCGAAGAGATCCGGGTCGTGCTCCCCGAAGGGTCCAGCAGCCCCGCCGACCAGGCATCCGTCCAGGAGCAGATCGAACAGCTCACCGGCCTCGAGGTGCTCACCCACCAGCAGGTGGTCGACGAATGGGTCGAGCAGCGCACCGGCGAGGCTGACCTCCTGATCTACATCACCCTGGGCTTCGGCGCAGTGGCCGTGTTCGTCTCTGCCCTGGTCATCACCAACACGTTCAGCGTGCTGGTCGCCATGCGCCAGCGCACCATGGCGCTGCTGCGGGCCATCGGGGCCAACGCCGCCCAGCTGCGTCGCGCCACCCTCGCTGAGGGGGCGCTGCTGGGCCTGGTCTGCGGTGCTGCGGGGATGCTGCTCGGCTGGGGCGGCGCCGCTGCGTTCACTCTCGGAGCCAATGCCGCCTTCGACGCAGAGCTGCCGGTGGCGATGCTGAACCTCACCGCCGCCGTGACCGGGCTGGCCATCGGCGTGCTGGTGACCGTGCTGGCCTCCGCCTGGCCGGCCTTTCGGGCCGGACGCGTCTCCCCGATGGCGGCGCTCGCCCCGGCCGGGCTCGCACCCAAGAGCTCCTCGCTGTCCTGGCTTCGGACAGTTCTGGGTCTGCTGCTGGCCGTACCCGGCCTCACCCTGCTGATCCTGGCTGCGGGGACCGTCGGGGAGGAGACGGACGGCGTCGTCGAGCCTGCCGCGGTTCTCGGCCTGCATCCGGCGGTCATCGGTGTGGGCGGGGCGATGCTGGCCTTCCTGGGAGTGCTCCTGCTCGCCCGCCTCTTCATCCCCCCGCTGGTGGGCTGGCTGGGAGCCGCGCTCGCCGGGGCGGTTCCGGGTCTGCGCGCAACGGCCCGGCTGGCGGGCCAGAATGCCAGGCAGGTTCCTGCGAGGACCGCGGCCACAGCCTCGGCCCTGCTGGTGGGGGTGACCTTGGTGGTGACGTTCACCGTGGGCGCGAGCACCGCGGAGCGGGTCCTGTACGACGAGCTGGGCGAAACCTACCCAGTGGACGGGATCGCCTACGGGCTGAGCGATGCTGACCAGGAGATGCTGGCTGAGGACAGCCGGATCGACGCCTCAGCTGAGCTGGGGGTCCTCGAAGCATCCCCCCAGGAGGATCCCGGGGAGCCGGTCACCCTGCTCTTCGCCGATCCGGAGGAGGCGTCCGGGGTGGTCTACGACGACGCCTTCGTTCCTTCCGAGGGAACCGCGGTGCTCGGAAGGGAGCTCGCCGTTCTCTTCGACCTGGAGGAGCCTGTGCGGTTCGAAGCGGAGGGGGACTCCGCGTCCCTCGCCGGTGAACTTCACCACAGTCTGCCGCCTGAGGCTGCTCTGCTCACGGCGGAAGACCGCGGCGGACTGCCGGCCGGGTGGGATGCGGAGGCTGACGGCAGTGCGCTGATGCTCCGGTTCGTCGAGGAAGCCTCCGAGGGGCAGATCGTCAACCTCCTGGAGGAGCTCGAGACTGATGACGCCGCCTTCGACGGCGGAGTGATGCGCGCCGGCATGGGCGGGGTGATCGACGGCGTGCTGCTGGTGGTGCTCGCCCTGCTGGGGGCAGCGGTCATCGTCTCGGTCATCGGGGTCTCCAACACGCTTTCGCTCTCGGTGTTCGAGCGGCGTCGCGAGGGGGCGCTGCTGCGCGCGGTCGGCATGCCGCGCAGAGCGGTGGGCCGCATGATCAGCTTGGAGGCGCTGCTGCTCGCCGCCGTCGCTCTCCTTCTCGGCACTGCCCTGGGGATGCTGTTCGGGTGGGCCGGGGTGGCTTCCCTGGTGTCTCGGCCGGATTGGAGCGTGGCTCTGGAGGTGCCGTGGCTGCGGATGGGCGTGATCTGGTTCGCCACTCTGCTTGCGGCCCTGCTGGCCGCCTGGCTCCCGGCCCGAAGGATGTCCAAGGTCAGGCCCGCCCAGGGCCTCGCCGCCTGA
- a CDS encoding ABC transporter ATP-binding protein produces MIISSVAEAPAQPAFTASHLTKTYGTGDAAVRPLKDLSLQVPAGTFTAIMGPSGSGKSTLMHVLAGLDTAETGTVELITGKGPVELTHLNEQRLTRVRREHIGFIFQAFNLVPAMTARENILLPSALGAPAPDKQAFAEVIDRLGLADRLDHRPHELSGGQQQRVAAARALVARPAVIFADEPTGNLDSSTGAEVLGLLRAAVDEYSQTVVMVTHDVAAAAEADRVVILNDGRVVDTLERPSGEALAARMLEVRA; encoded by the coding sequence ATGATCATTTCATCCGTCGCGGAGGCCCCGGCGCAGCCGGCGTTCACCGCATCGCACCTGACCAAGACCTACGGCACCGGCGACGCCGCCGTCCGCCCGCTGAAGGACCTTTCGCTGCAGGTTCCTGCGGGAACCTTCACCGCGATCATGGGGCCCTCCGGCTCCGGGAAGTCCACTCTGATGCACGTGCTCGCGGGCCTCGACACCGCCGAGACCGGCACCGTTGAGCTCATCACCGGCAAGGGCCCGGTGGAGCTCACTCACCTGAACGAGCAGCGCCTCACCCGCGTCCGCCGGGAGCACATCGGGTTCATCTTCCAGGCATTCAACCTTGTTCCTGCGATGACCGCCCGGGAGAACATCCTGCTTCCTTCCGCCCTCGGCGCCCCCGCACCGGACAAGCAGGCGTTCGCTGAGGTCATCGACCGCCTCGGCCTCGCCGACCGGCTGGATCATCGCCCGCACGAGCTCTCCGGCGGCCAGCAGCAGCGGGTCGCGGCGGCGCGCGCCCTGGTGGCCCGGCCCGCGGTGATCTTCGCCGATGAGCCCACCGGAAACTTGGACTCCAGCACCGGCGCAGAGGTGCTGGGGCTGCTGCGTGCCGCCGTGGACGAATACTCCCAGACGGTGGTGATGGTGACTCACGACGTCGCGGCCGCAGCTGAGGCCGACCGGGTGGTCATCCTCAACGACGGGCGCGTGGTGGACACCCTGGAGCGTCCCAGCGGGGAGGCGCTCGCGGCTCGGATGCTGGAGGTGCGGGCATGA
- a CDS encoding response regulator, with protein sequence MSITVYLADDQALLRAGFAMVINSQPDMEVTGQGGTGSEALAAARAQRPDVILMDIRMPQMDGLEATGRITADPALAGTRVIVLTTFDTDEYALQALRSGAAGFLLKDVQPEVLLDSVRTVMQDGAVVAPTTTRRLLDATLLGEGRARAPSAEQQQKLDQLTGREHQMLEEMATGDSNTEIAERLFVSEATVKTHVGQVLAKLGVRDRVQAVVFAYESGVVEP encoded by the coding sequence GTGAGCATCACCGTCTACCTCGCCGATGATCAGGCTCTGCTGCGCGCCGGCTTCGCCATGGTCATCAACTCCCAGCCGGACATGGAGGTCACCGGGCAGGGCGGCACCGGGAGCGAAGCGCTCGCCGCCGCCCGGGCGCAGCGGCCCGACGTGATCCTCATGGACATCCGGATGCCCCAGATGGACGGGCTGGAGGCCACCGGGCGGATCACCGCGGACCCTGCGCTCGCCGGCACCCGGGTGATCGTGCTGACCACCTTCGACACCGACGAGTATGCCCTGCAGGCCCTGCGGTCCGGCGCCGCCGGATTCCTGCTGAAGGACGTGCAGCCGGAGGTGCTGCTGGACTCCGTCCGCACGGTGATGCAGGACGGGGCGGTCGTCGCCCCCACCACCACGCGGCGTCTGCTGGACGCCACGCTGCTGGGCGAGGGCCGAGCAAGAGCTCCAAGCGCTGAGCAGCAGCAGAAGCTGGACCAGCTCACCGGCCGGGAGCATCAGATGCTGGAGGAGATGGCCACTGGCGACTCCAACACCGAGATCGCTGAACGCCTGTTCGTCTCCGAGGCCACGGTGAAGACGCATGTGGGCCAGGTGCTCGCCAAGCTCGGGGTCCGTGACAGGGTCCAGGCCGTCGTCTTCGCCTATGAGTCCGGAGTGGTCGAGCCCTGA
- a CDS encoding sensor histidine kinase, whose protein sequence is MTALPDAEKRGPVHLGVTRFFEARRWLGDALFKVLPLSLLALNTWGLRRPGTGLMGADIFWPLMLLLEMSVILLLALSRIRPGLAAGSAAVACTLQILTLQGPGWSSLAVPVFIYSAAKYGSRRASIVILGWGLLGALLAAAYMALVFLIEWHRRDPTQVGSPVLSQDLPRLLTYALLLAGFCAAVVVAAWTLGDLGGRRRREQAAISEKNRLLEVERDQEARLAADAERMRIAREMHDVVSHSMSVMIAQSDGGRYVVHAHPNQAEEAFEAIGRTGRDALSELRRMLGVLREDSEELARRPAPSLEQLPQLIEDVRASGLEAQLAEAPSSGPALTEGAGLAVYRIIQEALTNTLKHGGEQAAAAVRITVEGGAEADRPGHDDAELVVEVRDTGQSSAAPSDGAGSGILGMTERARLYGGEVEAQPEPGGFRLTARFPLSRVAAAAQPDAEGGSP, encoded by the coding sequence ATGACCGCTCTGCCCGACGCCGAGAAGCGCGGGCCGGTGCACCTGGGCGTCACACGGTTCTTCGAGGCGAGGCGATGGTTGGGCGATGCCCTGTTCAAAGTCCTGCCGCTGAGCCTGCTGGCGCTCAACACCTGGGGGCTCCGCCGTCCCGGGACAGGACTGATGGGCGCGGACATCTTCTGGCCGCTCATGCTTCTGCTGGAGATGAGCGTCATCCTTCTGCTTGCCCTCAGCCGCATCAGGCCGGGCCTGGCCGCCGGGTCCGCCGCGGTCGCCTGCACTCTGCAGATTCTGACCCTCCAGGGGCCCGGATGGTCCTCCCTGGCGGTGCCCGTTTTCATATATTCGGCGGCTAAGTACGGCTCCCGCAGAGCCTCCATCGTCATCTTGGGATGGGGGCTGCTCGGTGCGCTTCTGGCGGCGGCCTACATGGCGCTGGTCTTCCTGATCGAGTGGCACCGGCGCGATCCGACCCAGGTGGGATCGCCTGTCCTGAGCCAGGATCTTCCGCGTCTGCTGACCTATGCGCTGCTGCTTGCCGGCTTCTGCGCAGCGGTGGTGGTCGCGGCGTGGACGCTGGGGGATCTGGGCGGCCGGCGTCGCCGCGAGCAGGCCGCGATCAGTGAGAAGAATCGTCTGCTGGAGGTGGAGCGGGACCAGGAGGCGCGCCTCGCCGCTGATGCCGAGCGGATGCGGATCGCCCGGGAGATGCATGACGTCGTCTCCCACTCGATGTCGGTGATGATCGCCCAGTCCGACGGCGGCCGGTACGTGGTCCACGCGCATCCGAATCAGGCGGAGGAGGCGTTCGAGGCGATCGGCCGCACCGGCAGGGACGCGCTCAGCGAGCTGCGCCGCATGCTCGGGGTGCTGCGCGAGGATTCCGAGGAACTGGCTCGCAGGCCCGCCCCCAGCCTGGAGCAGCTGCCGCAGCTGATCGAAGACGTCCGTGCCTCCGGGCTGGAGGCCCAGCTCGCCGAAGCGCCCAGCAGCGGGCCCGCGCTGACCGAGGGCGCGGGGCTGGCGGTCTACCGGATCATTCAGGAAGCGCTGACCAACACTCTCAAGCACGGAGGAGAGCAGGCCGCCGCCGCAGTCCGCATCACTGTTGAGGGCGGCGCTGAGGCGGACCGCCCAGGGCACGATGACGCCGAGCTCGTCGTCGAGGTCCGGGACACCGGACAGAGCTCCGCCGCGCCCTCCGACGGCGCAGGATCCGGGATCCTCGGCATGACTGAGCGGGCCCGGCTCTACGGCGGAGAGGTCGAGGCCCAGCCGGAGCCGGGAGGATTCCGCCTCACCGCCCGCTTCCCCCTGAGCCGAGTGGCCGCCGCAGCTCAGCCCGACGCAGAAGGTGGTTCCCCGTGA
- a CDS encoding PLD nuclease N-terminal domain-containing protein: MLEMLTTTAPLFPWWARWLALVAGALFIGALMIFAQTKHGSSGQTAGWFALIALLPILGPIIYFVAMTVRHRSQAGSTPGKGRSETMAPEEVAEAQRYEQTRRREKGGRA, from the coding sequence ATGCTAGAGATGCTGACGACGACGGCGCCTCTCTTTCCCTGGTGGGCACGCTGGCTGGCGCTGGTGGCCGGCGCCCTGTTCATCGGGGCGCTGATGATCTTCGCCCAGACCAAGCACGGCTCCAGCGGGCAGACGGCGGGCTGGTTCGCGCTCATCGCATTGCTCCCGATCCTGGGGCCGATCATCTATTTCGTCGCCATGACCGTCCGCCACCGCAGCCAAGCCGGCTCCACACCCGGCAAGGGGCGCTCGGAGACGATGGCCCCGGAGGAGGTCGCCGAGGCGCAGCGGTACGAGCAGACGCGGCGCCGCGAGAAGGGCGGGCGGGCCTAG
- a CDS encoding glycerophosphodiester phosphodiesterase, which produces MNRPDPESSLPAAQASYRKHPYRSVPYLLNSQDGPLANQPLAFVHRGGMPEAENTLAAFRRAVDRGYKYIETDVRTTADGVLVAFHDEALDRVTSITGTVRERTWAQLAEVRVGRDGEWIEPLARFDELLEQFPDTHFNVDLKDSAAVEPFCEAVEKHRAHHRVLAASFNDARRHRVSKALSRKVATSGGWTAIGLIVALGPLGFLGRLSRRIAEIDCVQVPIRHGPLRVVRPKFIERCHRAGLQVHVWTVNEPEEIERLLDMGVDGIMTDDADALAGVMRSRGLWPQG; this is translated from the coding sequence GTGAACCGCCCGGACCCAGAGAGCTCCTTGCCAGCCGCTCAGGCCTCCTACCGGAAGCACCCGTACCGGTCCGTGCCCTACCTGCTGAACTCCCAGGACGGGCCGCTGGCGAACCAGCCGCTGGCGTTCGTGCACCGGGGCGGTATGCCGGAGGCGGAGAACACTCTGGCCGCTTTTCGGCGGGCGGTGGACAGAGGCTACAAGTACATTGAGACGGACGTGCGGACCACGGCCGACGGGGTGCTGGTCGCCTTCCACGATGAAGCCCTGGACCGGGTCACCAGCATCACCGGCACTGTCCGGGAGAGGACCTGGGCGCAGCTGGCGGAGGTCCGGGTGGGCCGCGACGGCGAATGGATCGAGCCGCTGGCTCGCTTCGATGAGCTGCTGGAGCAGTTCCCGGACACTCATTTCAACGTGGACCTGAAGGACTCCGCCGCAGTGGAGCCGTTCTGCGAGGCGGTGGAGAAGCACCGGGCGCACCACCGGGTGCTGGCGGCAAGCTTCAACGACGCCCGCCGTCACCGGGTCAGCAAGGCTCTGAGCCGGAAGGTGGCGACCTCGGGCGGCTGGACGGCAATCGGGCTGATCGTGGCCTTGGGTCCGCTGGGGTTCCTCGGCCGGCTCTCCCGCAGGATTGCGGAGATCGACTGCGTCCAGGTTCCCATCAGACACGGCCCCCTCCGGGTGGTGCGGCCCAAGTTCATCGAACGGTGCCACCGTGCTGGTCTGCAGGTCCACGTCTGGACGGTGAATGAGCCGGAGGAGATCGAACGCCTTCTGGACATGGGAGTGGACGGCATCATGACCGACGACGCCGATGCGCTCGCCGGGGTCATGAGGTCTCGGGGCCTCTGGCCGCAGGGCTGA
- a CDS encoding carbohydrate kinase family protein — protein MSSYLAVIGECLVDVVHTETSAPMAHVGGSPFNVAVGLARLEHPVVFVGRRGSDDYGRMIARSLRSAGVTSLLGADSRPTSVASATLDPTGQPSYEFELDWTLPDAAALEERFAAQRRTRTHLHTGSIASMLEPGAETVKALLSDARETATISYDPNYRPTIVPNREQARRQAEEFIALSDVVQASTDDLEQLYPERTHADTMHAWLELGPSLVTVTRGGSGAMAVAASGIAEQPVFSVEVADTVGAGDSFMAATLSSLFRRGLLGAENREALRRIGLDELREVLRVSSQAAGLTSARFGAQLPTAAELTAALEAPQP, from the coding sequence GTGAGCAGCTACCTGGCGGTCATCGGCGAATGTTTGGTGGACGTCGTGCACACCGAGACCTCCGCGCCCATGGCGCACGTGGGCGGCAGCCCCTTCAACGTGGCGGTGGGCCTGGCTCGGCTCGAGCATCCGGTGGTGTTCGTCGGCCGGCGCGGCAGTGACGACTACGGCCGGATGATCGCCCGCTCCCTGCGCTCGGCCGGGGTCACCAGCCTGCTCGGCGCCGACAGCCGCCCCACCTCCGTGGCCTCCGCCACCCTGGACCCCACCGGCCAGCCCAGCTATGAGTTCGAGCTCGACTGGACGCTGCCCGACGCCGCGGCCCTCGAGGAGAGGTTCGCCGCCCAGCGCCGGACGCGCACCCACCTGCACACCGGGTCCATCGCGTCGATGCTTGAGCCCGGCGCGGAGACCGTGAAGGCGCTGCTCTCCGACGCCCGGGAGACCGCCACCATCTCCTACGACCCCAACTACCGGCCCACCATCGTGCCCAACCGGGAGCAGGCCCGCCGGCAGGCGGAGGAGTTCATCGCTCTCTCCGACGTCGTCCAGGCCTCCACGGATGATCTCGAGCAGCTGTACCCGGAGCGCACCCACGCGGACACGATGCACGCCTGGCTGGAGCTCGGACCCTCCCTGGTGACGGTGACCCGCGGGGGCTCCGGGGCGATGGCGGTCGCCGCCAGCGGCATCGCCGAGCAGCCGGTCTTCAGCGTCGAGGTGGCGGACACGGTGGGCGCCGGCGACTCCTTCATGGCCGCGACCCTCTCCAGCCTGTTCCGGCGCGGCCTCCTCGGCGCGGAGAACCGGGAGGCTCTGCGCCGCATCGGCCTGGATGAGCTGCGGGAAGTCCTGAGGGTCTCATCTCAGGCAGCGGGGCTGACCTCCGCGCGCTTCGGCGCCCAGCTGCCCACCGCCGCGGAGCTCACCGCCGCCCTGGAGGCGCCCCAGCCGTGA
- a CDS encoding ThiF family adenylyltransferase, with protein MSDLNQFTRTQAERFQRHFSLAGFGIEAQAKLLNSRAVVIGAGGLGAPILTYLAAAGVGTIDVIDHDVVDRSNLHRQVIHSEAALGQPKTASAAEAMRGLHPEATIHEHRRPLTAENALELIGPADIVVDGSDNFATRYVAADACEIAGKPLISGSILRFQGQVSMFWSQPEFAGGPDAERWPAGSRGPGYRDLYPEAPDAGEVPTCAEAGVLGVLPGVIGSLMATETVKFLAGIGRSLLGRVLTYDALTAGFRELTLNPDPDRDPVTSIGADVAGLGGGPADACEADTDALRSRETQGAASDPGELRTQENGQTEADDFDFNPFTGEPKRADDLTPKQLREALAAGTVAGVVDVREPHEWRAGTIEGAVKMPLGDLARSGEVPGADEGAADRPVVLYCAHGIRSRQAVDWFKQQNPDLPVANLLGGYDLYRQA; from the coding sequence ATGAGTGACCTCAACCAGTTCACCCGCACCCAGGCAGAGCGGTTCCAGCGGCACTTCTCCCTGGCCGGCTTCGGGATCGAAGCCCAGGCAAAGCTGCTGAACTCCCGGGCGGTGGTGATCGGCGCCGGCGGGCTCGGCGCCCCCATCCTCACCTACCTGGCCGCCGCCGGCGTGGGCACCATCGACGTGATCGACCACGACGTCGTCGACCGCTCCAACCTCCACCGCCAGGTCATCCACTCCGAAGCCGCCCTCGGACAGCCGAAGACCGCCTCCGCCGCCGAGGCGATGCGCGGACTGCACCCGGAGGCCACCATCCACGAGCACCGGCGGCCGCTCACCGCGGAGAACGCGCTGGAGCTGATCGGGCCCGCCGACATCGTCGTGGACGGGTCCGACAACTTCGCCACCCGGTACGTGGCCGCCGATGCCTGCGAGATCGCCGGCAAGCCGCTGATCTCCGGGTCGATCCTGCGGTTCCAGGGCCAGGTCAGCATGTTCTGGTCCCAGCCGGAGTTCGCCGGCGGTCCGGACGCTGAGCGCTGGCCGGCGGGCAGCCGCGGCCCCGGCTACCGGGATCTCTACCCCGAGGCGCCCGACGCCGGGGAGGTCCCCACCTGCGCGGAAGCTGGAGTGCTGGGCGTGCTCCCCGGCGTGATCGGCAGCCTGATGGCCACTGAGACGGTGAAGTTCCTCGCCGGGATCGGCCGGAGCCTGCTGGGCCGGGTGCTCACCTATGACGCCCTGACCGCAGGCTTCCGGGAGCTCACCCTCAACCCGGACCCGGACCGGGACCCCGTCACCAGCATCGGCGCCGACGTCGCGGGCCTCGGCGGCGGTCCCGCCGACGCCTGCGAGGCGGACACGGACGCGCTGCGCAGCCGCGAAACGCAGGGAGCCGCCTCTGATCCGGGTGAGCTTCGCACCCAGGAGAACGGGCAGACCGAAGCGGACGACTTTGATTTCAACCCCTTCACCGGGGAGCCCAAGCGTGCCGATGACCTCACCCCCAAGCAGCTGCGCGAGGCGCTCGCCGCCGGGACCGTCGCCGGCGTCGTCGATGTCCGTGAGCCGCACGAGTGGCGGGCCGGGACCATTGAGGGCGCTGTGAAGATGCCCCTGGGCGACCTCGCCCGCAGCGGTGAGGTCCCCGGTGCCGACGAGGGTGCGGCAGACCGTCCGGTGGTGCTCTACTGCGCCCACGGAATCCGGTCCCGGCAGGCGGTGGACTGGTTCAAGCAGCAGAACCCGGACCTGCCGGTGGCGAACCTGCTCGGCGGCTACGATCTCTACCGCCAGGCGTAG